From Myotis daubentonii chromosome 15, mMyoDau2.1, whole genome shotgun sequence, one genomic window encodes:
- the LOC132216460 gene encoding zinc finger protein 551-like isoform X1, translating to MEPPGFAESARLRSPMVASAPRRPAEDMDFEDVAITFSQEEWGLLDEPQRLLYCDVMLEIFALAASLGCWHKLEDEEAPSAQSVSVEGESQVRASETVPAAQGTHPCRRGVSVFKDILHLNECQAANLENETCFRAASASGSCFSADFTQQQKEASGEKPCRGDADSDSVTRGSFCASGMPFTRQDVGAEFPAISGLLQLQSTLITEGPHSGSEGGQAAHSGKSRHVSGECEKAALHNQNLDQRQSTCSGEGVHECSKCGKVTPHRRVPTGGKPDTYSVCGTCFHGEDFLIPHQRVHTVEKRYECSDCGKCLGYKIDLIRHQRIHTGEKPYQCSDCGKSFRQSCALIQHKRIHTGEKPYECGYCGKSFRQRTNFILHKRVHTGERPYECNECEKSFTRTYNLLTHQRIHTGEKPYECSDCGKTFRESSTLIKHKRVHTGERPYKCNECGKSFTRTSNLLRHQRLHTEERP from the exons ATGGAGCCTCCGGGCTTCGCGGAGTCCGCGCGTCTGCGGAGTCCGATGGTGGCGTCCGCGCCGAGGCGCCCGGCTGAG GACATGgactttgaggacgtggccatcACCTTCTcccaggaggagtgggggctccttgatgagccTCAGAGACTGCTGTACTGCGACGTGATGCTGGAAATCTTTGCACTTGCAGCATCGCTAG gttgttggcataagTTAGAAGATGAGGAGGCCCCTTCTGCGCAGAGTGTGTCTgtagaaggagagtcacaggtaaGAGCTTCTGAGACAGTGCCAGCAGCCCAGGGGACCCACCCCTGCAGGCGGGGTGTCTCAGTGTTCAAAGATATTCTGCACCTGAATGAGTGCCAAGCAGCAAACCTTGAAAATGAAACATGCTTCAGAGCTGCCTCTGCGAGCGGCTCCTGCTTCAGTGCAGACTTTACCCAGCAACAGAAGGAAGCCAGTGGGGAGAAGCCCTGCAGAGGAGATGCGGACAGCGACTCGGtcaccaggggcagcttctgtgcATCAGGGATGCCTTTCACGCGTCAGGATGTTGGGGCGGAATTTCCAGCCATCTCCGGCCTTctccagctccagtccactcttaTCACTGAGGGCCCACACAGTGGCAGTGAGGGTGGGCAGGCCGCTCACAGTGGAAAAAGTCGTCATGTGTCGGGTGAGTGTGAAAAGGCTGCTCTCCACAATCAGAACCTTGATCAACGGCAGAGTACCTGTTCTGGAGAAGGGGTTCATGAGTGTAGCAAGTGTGGGAAGGTCACTCCACATAGAAGGGTTCCCACAGGAGGAAAACCGGATACATACAGTGTTTGTGGGACATGCTTTCACGGCGAAGATTTCCTCATTccacaccagagagttcacactgtaGAAAAGCGTTACGAGTGCAGTGATTGTGGGAAATGCCTTGGCTATAAAATTGATCTCATTCGACACCAGAGAATTCATACTGGTGAGAAGCCATATCAGTGTAGTGATTGTGGAAAGTCCTTCAGACAAAGCTGTGCCCTCATTCAACACaaaagaattcacactggagagaagccatatgaATGCGGTTactgtgggaagtccttcagacAAAGGACTAACTTCATTCTGCACAAAAGAGTGCACACTGGAGAAAGACCTTACGAGTGTAATGAATGTGAGAAATCTTTTACCCGCACATACAACCTCCTCACacaccagagaattcacactggagaaaagccctacGAGTGCAGCGATTGTGGGAAGACCTTCAGAGAAAGCTCTACCCTCATTAAACACAAAAGAGTGCACACTGGAGAAAGACCTTATAagtgtaatgaatgtgggaagtcttttaccCGCACATCTAACCTCCTTAGACACCAGAGACTTCACACTGAAGAAAGGCCTTAG
- the LOC132216460 gene encoding zinc finger protein interacting with ribonucleoprotein K-like isoform X2, producing MEPPGFAESARLRSPMVASAPRRPAEDMDFEDVAITFSQEEWGLLDEPQRLLYCDVMLEIFALAASLGCWHKLEDEEAPSAQSVSVEGESQWKISTILEHTEANKCADVAKGVDMLTKQCSQAAEEVEKLL from the exons ATGGAGCCTCCGGGCTTCGCGGAGTCCGCGCGTCTGCGGAGTCCGATGGTGGCGTCCGCGCCGAGGCGCCCGGCTGAG GACATGgactttgaggacgtggccatcACCTTCTcccaggaggagtgggggctccttgatgagccTCAGAGACTGCTGTACTGCGACGTGATGCTGGAAATCTTTGCACTTGCAGCATCGCTAG gttgttggcataagTTAGAAGATGAGGAGGCCCCTTCTGCGCAGAGTGTGTCTgtagaaggagagtcacag TGGAAGATTAGCACTATTTTAGAACATACAGAGGCCAACAAGTGTgctgatgttgctaagggtgtggaCATGCTCACAAAGCAGTGCTCACAGGCCgctgaagaggtagaaaaactgttgtga